Genomic DNA from Pseudomonas fitomaticsae:
TGGCGGTGCTCAGCGGGGTGGCAATCGTCGGCAATTGGGTGCTGCTGTTCGCCTCCTATTCACGGGCTTCGATTGCCATCGGCACGGCGGTGTACAACGTGCAGCCGTTCATGCTGGTCGGGTTGGCGGCGCTGTTTCTCGGCGAGAAGATCACCCTGCAGAAGCTGTTCTGGCTGGCGATTTCGTTCATGGGAATGCTGGCTATCGTCAGTGCCCACGGCGGGCAGGGCGAGGGCGGCAATGATTACCTGATGGGGATCGCGCTGGCGCTGGGGGCGGCTTTTCTGTACGCCATCGCCGCGTTGATCATCAAGCGTCTGACCGGCACGCCTCCACATCTGATTGCGCTGATCCAGGTCTGCACCGGGGTATTGCTGCTCGCGCCGTTCGCGCATTTTTCGGCGATGCCCGAGGCACCAAGTGCCTGGGCCAGTCTGGTGACGCTGGGCATTGTTCACACCGGTCTGATGTACGTGCTGCTCTATGGCGCGATCCAGAAACTGCCGACCGCATTGACCGGTGCGCTGTCGTTCATCTATCCGATCGCGGCGATTTTCGTCGACTGGTTTGCCTTCGGACATCAACTGCAAACCCTGCAATGGATCGGCGTGGCAGCAATTCTGCTCGCCGCAGCCGGCATGCAACAGGGTTGGGGCCTGAAGGCGCGGCGCCTGGCCGCGCAGTAAACCTCAGATGTTCCAGCGCGGTGCAGTCTTCGCCAGGCGCTGGCGCATCTCGCCGATGTTGGCCGCCAGTTGCCGGGTCAACAAACGGTAGCCGTCGAGAGGACTGTAGACCGGTGTGTCGAGGCTGGCGTCCGGCAACGCCACCGGGCGCCCCAGCCGCTGTACCGCCCCGGTTTTCAACGCTCGGGCCATGCCGATCAATTGCACGCGAATATGCCGGTGCTCGGCCTTGAGCGCCGCTTGCAGGTGCGCCATGGCGTCGGGGTCGTTGGCGTCCGGGCGGATGTTGCCGAGGATTTCCAGGGTGCTGATGCACATGCGCAGGTTGCGCTGGATCGCGTCCAGTTCGGTCATCGACACTTTGACTTCCTTGGACACCGACGGCATCAGCGAACGCAATTGCACCATCACCGCGTTCAGCCGGTTCATCAATTTCAAGTGTTCGTCGGCGGTTACAGGCTGGCCGCCGATGATCCGCCCGAACACCGTGGCGCAATCGCGCAGCGCATCGGCCAGGTTGTAGCGCCACGAGTACACCGCGTACAGCGGCAGGGCGAAGGAAAAGGCCAGGGCCAGGGCGATACCGATCAGGATATCGACCCCGCGCCACAGCCCGTCGGTGATCGGGTTGTCGCCATGCCCGGCGACGATGAATACGGTGATGGCCGAGAGCAGGGCGGTGTAACCACCCTTGCCGATGGCGTGATACGAGAAAAATCCGCACACCACCGCCATCGCAAAATAGGTCAGCCATGGCATGCCCAGCCATGCCTGTTGCGCCACTATCAGCAAACCGACGCCAGCGCCGATCAAGGTGCCGGTGGCACGTTCGGCGGCTTTCTTGCCGATGTTGCCGTGGTGCTGCAAGCCGCCGATCACCACCAGCATGGTCACCGACGCCCATTCGCCGTGGGGCAGATTGATGCCGGTGGTCAGCAGGATTGTCGCCAGCAACCCCAGCGCGACCCGCACCGCGTGGATCGTTCGTGCATGGCGATAACGTCGATACGGGTCGAGCAACGGCCGCAGGATCCGCCGCAACAGCGGCGGCCAGCGGTGGGGGCTGAAAGTGCTCAGCGCTGATTCCTCCTCAGAAGATGTAGTCGGT
This window encodes:
- a CDS encoding DMT family transporter, with translation MDKTIRRGSFEMTAAMLISGTIGWFVLVSGQPVLDVVFWRCVFGAGTLLLICAVFGFLRPGILTRTTFLLAVLSGVAIVGNWVLLFASYSRASIAIGTAVYNVQPFMLVGLAALFLGEKITLQKLFWLAISFMGMLAIVSAHGGQGEGGNDYLMGIALALGAAFLYAIAALIIKRLTGTPPHLIALIQVCTGVLLLAPFAHFSAMPEAPSAWASLVTLGIVHTGLMYVLLYGAIQKLPTALTGALSFIYPIAAIFVDWFAFGHQLQTLQWIGVAAILLAAAGMQQGWGLKARRLAAQ
- a CDS encoding FUSC family protein — translated: MLRRILRPLLDPYRRYRHARTIHAVRVALGLLATILLTTGINLPHGEWASVTMLVVIGGLQHHGNIGKKAAERATGTLIGAGVGLLIVAQQAWLGMPWLTYFAMAVVCGFFSYHAIGKGGYTALLSAITVFIVAGHGDNPITDGLWRGVDILIGIALALAFSFALPLYAVYSWRYNLADALRDCATVFGRIIGGQPVTADEHLKLMNRLNAVMVQLRSLMPSVSKEVKVSMTELDAIQRNLRMCISTLEILGNIRPDANDPDAMAHLQAALKAEHRHIRVQLIGMARALKTGAVQRLGRPVALPDASLDTPVYSPLDGYRLLTRQLAANIGEMRQRLAKTAPRWNI